CTTGCTCAGTTTCTTGTACTTCAGCCCCAGCTTCACGTTATCTAGGGCAGTGAGCCAGGGAAAAGTAGCTATAGACTGGTGAATCAAGGCAATCTTGGGGGTGGGAGAGGTGACCTTTTTGCCCATGAGCCTTACTTCCCCAGAGGTGGGCTTTATGAACCCACCGAGAATCCTGAGAAGGGTGGACTTACCTATACCAGAAGGGCCCACAATTGACACGAGTTCGCCATCGCCGGTGAAGACGTTGATGTCCTTGAAGACCTCATAACCGTTGGGATAAGTGTAAGACAAGTTAATGCCTTCTAGGATTCTTCCATCTGTATTCCCCAGTGACGCTTAGATTAATTTCTTAAAAGCTTTTCCTAAATTAATAGTATGACAGAATCCCTGGAGAAAACATTCACGGTAAAACCAGAACACGCCGCGAGCAGGATCTCGTCCGGGGCAGTGGACGTATTGTCGACGCCTATGATGATAGCATATATGGAGGACGTCTCCTTTAACTTAGCCAAGAGGTTTACTAAGGAGGGCGAGACCACCGTGGGCATACATGTGGACGTAAGGCACCTCCACCCAACGCCAATAAACAGCGAGGTAAAGGTTAGATCTACCTTGGTGAAGGTGGAAGGTAAGAGGCTCGTGTTCAAGGTAGAGGCGTACTGGAAGGACGTGCTAATAGGGGAAGGCATA
The sequence above is drawn from the Candidatus Aramenus sp. CH1 genome and encodes:
- a CDS encoding thioesterase family protein, translated to MTESLEKTFTVKPEHAASRISSGAVDVLSTPMMIAYMEDVSFNLAKRFTKEGETTVGIHVDVRHLHPTPINSEVKVRSTLVKVEGKRLVFKVEAYWKDVLIGEGIHERYVVNEEEFMRKLAEKMKA